Sequence from the Sardina pilchardus chromosome 15, fSarPil1.1, whole genome shotgun sequence genome:
GACacaatttatttgttttattggtGAAAAATTTTAAATGATAAACAACAACTTAGTAATCAGAATAATTTAGATAACTACTGCTTCAGCCTATCCTGCATACCTGTTTTTAGACTAAGCTTTAGGAAGATGAGAATGTAATTGATGTAAATGTAAAACGACGTGTAAATTAGGCTATATGACCTTTGTCAACTAGCCCCTGCTTGACAATGTGGTTTCTGAAGCATCTCATATCCAGAATCTAACGGAGGCTCTCAGTTCTGGCTATCATCAACAAATCAGGCAGGAGAACCACATTCAGCCATCTGGGTCCTTACTCCATGCATGTCATGGAGACATTAAtttggaaaaaaacacagtaagTGTACCTAAGTGTAAATGTTTGTTCTCTATTTTTGCTAAACATAAACAACTGAGGTCAGTAGTGATACATGGTGCTTATGCTTAACAATTTTCTTTCTCAGAGTGACCAGCATCCATACTCTATTTCATCAAACCATACCCCACTGCTGTCTGAAATCGCAAGTTTGAAGAGGGACCTGAGTGATGTTCAGCTAAAACACCAGAACATTGTTCAAGAGCTAAACCAGTCCATTCACTCTGCTCAGTGTGGTATCAGCAATTCAAAGCTAATCCTACCACAGAATATGCAACTCTTCAAACAGGAACAACAGGTGTCTGATGGCAAGGTTCTTTGCCTGGATCAAAACCTCACAGGCAACCTCACATCCGAAACAAATGTCGGAGATAATATCCAAGCTCTCAACCACACTGTGGAGACTTCGGAATTTAAGGAACAGACAGATGTGAAAACCTTGAGAATGCAAATGGCATTTTTCGAGGAGAAGATCACTTCCTTGCAGAGAAAATTAAGAGCATCAGAGGAAAAACTCCATTCCTTGCAGGAAAAGTTGTTTTATTCAGAACAAAAAGCACAGTCTGTGCAAGCCAGATTAATAAACTCCAATGGCAGGGCATTTTACCTGGAGGAAGCCATCATGTCTGCAGAGGATGTTGTGCAATCTCAAAAGAAAGCCCTGCTGGAAAGTGAAACTCGAGCAACCACTGCCAAAATCCAACTCGAGTTTTTGCAGGAGCAGAACCTGGAACACCAAAAGTCAGTACAGAAAATGTCAGAATCTCTTGGAGCCTCAGAGGAACTGTGGAAAAGAGTGCCTGAGATGGGAATTAGTTTAGAGCATTACAAAAGACAGGTGGACATTTTGCAACATGCACTGAGCAGGGCTGATTCCATGCACAAAGAGGAAATGGAACAGCTCGAAAGTAAAATGGAGAAACAGGCCGTACATCAGCAAAACCTGCAAAATGAAGGTGAGTTATGCAGTTATTTTCATGCCGCTCTGACTGTCATTGTAGTTACAGAacttcagtttttttttataatcatATTATAACATACATATAACACGTAAGCTACCATCCTATTCTTAGTTTTGGATTTATCTAAGAAATTACTTCAAGAGCGACTACAAATGAGAGAGAACCTTATAGAATCAGTTAAATATGAAGAGCATGTCCAAGACCCTATGCAGGAAGCAAGGTAGGCTTTACAGTACATATGATATACAACCAACAGGtaggtttattttttttgatGAAAACCTTTAATTTAACCATTCACTGATATACCCAGATAAACAGGCTGAAAGCCTAATACTTTTTTAACTCTTTAGTCAAAATAATTCTAGTGAATCAT
This genomic interval carries:
- the LOC134102738 gene encoding uncharacterized protein LOC134102738 isoform X1; translation: MDMRYFCPTVKPLLDNVVSEASHIQNLTEALSSGYHQQIRQENHIQPSGSLLHACHGDINLEKNTSDQHPYSISSNHTPLLSEIASLKRDLSDVQLKHQNIVQELNQSIHSAQCGISNSKLILPQNMQLFKQEQQVSDGKVLCLDQNLTGNLTSETNVGDNIQALNHTVETSEFKEQTDVKTLRMQMAFFEEKITSLQRKLRASEEKLHSLQEKLFYSEQKAQSVQARLINSNGRAFYLEEAIMSAEDVVQSQKKALLESETRATTAKIQLEFLQEQNLEHQKSVQKMSESLGASEELWKRVPEMGISLEHYKRQVDILQHALSRADSMHKEEMEQLESKMEKQAVHQQNLQNEVLDLSKKLLQERLQMRENLIESVKYEEHVQDPMQEARQGARKQSNSQCYDMDNLSGWGQVGTTEQNIMQHGSRQTPELDMGERPLQACLNSLLKEFMELRGNINTVLKDHEESNNQKRWDWMKVQEQSQEWERRAGKLVDSLYYFQNQQMLGNKGGLSDGTDMASQTGNPCIHHSPEVMPHKEDIRLYSWPQNSHRPDLGNSKQCQFHLPNGFTYSDSMLDLTVQKHYKNVLREGFHGNTQGLQRMP
- the LOC134102738 gene encoding uncharacterized protein LOC134102738 isoform X2; its protein translation is MQLFKQEQQVSDGKVLCLDQNLTGNLTSETNVGDNIQALNHTVETSEFKEQTDVKTLRMQMAFFEEKITSLQRKLRASEEKLHSLQEKLFYSEQKAQSVQARLINSNGRAFYLEEAIMSAEDVVQSQKKALLESETRATTAKIQLEFLQEQNLEHQKSVQKMSESLGASEELWKRVPEMGISLEHYKRQVDILQHALSRADSMHKEEMEQLESKMEKQAVHQQNLQNEVLDLSKKLLQERLQMRENLIESVKYEEHVQDPMQEARQGARKQSNSQCYDMDNLSGWGQVGTTEQNIMQHGSRQTPELDMGERPLQACLNSLLKEFMELRGNINTVLKDHEESNNQKRWDWMKVQEQSQEWERRAGKLVDSLYYFQNQQMLGNKGGLSDGTDMASQTGNPCIHHSPEVMPHKEDIRLYSWPQNSHRPDLGNSKQCQFHLPNGFTYSDSMLDLTVQKHYKNVLREGFHGNTQGLQRMP